ATCTTGAGTACTTGTTCTCACACTACCTTGGAGAAACTTCTCCAGAAGCATTTCATAAAAGACTAAATGAACTTTATGACAAACTACGCAATGCAATGTTCACAGAAAAGGTATTGACTCTCTACTATAAGGTGGACAAACCTCTGATTAATGTCATAAAACACATGGAAAAAAATGGCATATCCCTGGATGTAGAACAACTCCTCTCACTATCTACGCAAATATCAGGTAAATTAGAGGAGATAGAAAACAAGATTTTTGATACTGCCGGAAAGACTTTTTCTCTGCAATCACCGAAGCAACTCGGGAAGGTATTATTCGAAGAAATGCAGATACCTGTGCAGAAAAAGTTAAAAACTGGTTTGTCCAGTACAGACAACGAAGTGTTAACTAGCCTGAGTAGTCAGGGGTATGAGATCGCAGATTACCTTCTCTCTTGGAGACACTATATTAAGCTGAAAACTGCGTATATAGATCCACTTCTTCTTAAGGTAAATCCCAGCGAAAAAAAACATCGTATCTCCACTACCTATTCCACAACACTTACACTTACAGGCAGGTTGAGCTCGTCGAATCCAAATCTTCAAAACATACCAAGAGAAAAAAACATACGAAAAATTTTTACAGCAAAAGAAGGACATTATTTTTTATGTGCAGATTACTCTCAGATTGAACTAAGGATTCTTGCATACATCGCAAACGTAGAGCGTTTGAAATGCGCTCTTGCCAGTGGCACAGATCTACACACACTTACAGCAAGTCAAATTTTTAAAACGGATAAAATTACACCAAATTTGCGCAACAAAGCCAAGGCAGTGAATTTCGGCATAGTCTACGGAATAACAAACTTCGGACTATCAAAACAGCTCGCGATCTCAAAAGAGGAAGCAGCCTCATACATACAAAAATATTTCGATGAGTATCCAGAAATCAAAAGCTATATGAATCACATAAGAAATCAAGCAAAAAAAGATACTTACGTCAAAACGATAATGAACCGTAAATGTCCCATTCAAAATATAAATAGCGATAATCGTGCGATCTCACTCATAGCAGAGAGGTCTGCTATAAATGCTCCTATACAGGGTACTGCCGCAGATATAATACGCGCAGCAATGGTTCGAATGGCACAAGAAAAAGAACTACTCTCACATATGGTAATGCAAGTACACGACGAGCTTGTATTCGAGCTCGAAACAGATGCAATCCAACAACTAGCAAAAAAAATAAAGCAAATAATGGAAGAACCCCACGGAATACCACTCTTAGTAGAGCTGAAACACGGGCCAAACCTCGGAGAACTGGAGGTATTAAAACTATAGCAAAACTCCTGAACCCAAAAAGAGCCGAGCCCTACAACACGCAGGGCAAGGAAAATCAACTAGAAGACACGTATCCAGCGCCTGATGCATCAGTGCAGACTAAAAAGTTACACTCAGCCAGTACAAAAATACAAAGAGCAAAAGCCAGACTACATCAACAAAGTGCCAATACCAAGCAGCAAACTCAAGCCCCAAATGATTTTGAGCAGTGAATTGTCCAGCTCTGGCGCGAAAGTAGCAGACTGCAAGGAAAACCGTACCAATAACCACATGAAGCCCATGGAAACCGGTAGCTATATAGAAGTTAGATGAGTAAATCGCCTTATAACCTTCCTCAGCAAGAGCGAAAGTAGAATGGTAATATTCGTAGCCCTGCAGGCAAGTAAAAATCAAACCAAGCACCACGGTATACAAGAGCCCTCTGACAACGCCGTCGTTATCACCCTTAAGTACAGAACGATGCGCCCAAGTCACAGAAGCACCTGAGAGAAGAAGAATCATCGTGTTAAGAAATGGCAAATTCCACGGATTGACAGCTAAAATACCCTCAGGAGGCCAAGCCAATCTGACTCCAGGCCAGGGACCATCCATAACATATGCTGGGTCAAGCCAAGCCTTGAATATCGACCAGAAAAACGTAAAAAAGAACATCACCTCCGTAAAGAGGAACAACACCATTCCTATCCTCAATCCTCTCCGAACAATGGAGGTATGCGCTTTACCTGTGACACCTTCAGCTATAACATCACGCCACCAGTAAAACATACAAGCCAAAAGGAGCCCTGTGCAAGAAAAAAGCGCAAATTGGCTATAGGGAAACGAATGCATGAAAAACGCAGCCGACGCAAGCATCCCAAAAGAAGAAGCAGCTGTAAAAATAGGCCAGGGACTAGGATTCAAAACATGGAAACCACCACTCATATTCAACTACACCTCGAAAAACAACAAACAGCACACTACACGGAGGTCACGTCACTATCCACTCCAACAGACACCTGTTTACCTTGTCGTTCGCCGATAAACTCGCGCTTTAATTTATCGATAAAGTATCCAGCACCAACAGGTAACAGCCTGCCTGCTATAATATTCTCTTTCAGACCTCTTAGTCTGTCAACCTTACCGGCAACTGCAGCTTCAGTTAACACCTTGGTAGTTTCCTGAAATGACGCTGCCGAAATAAACGACTCTGTCTGCAAACTTGCTCTCGTAATACCTAACAGGACTGGTATATAAGAACAGCATCTCAACCCCTGCGACGCCATAACCTCATTGATCCGCTCTACACGAGACTTATCAATCTGCTCCCCAATAAGGAAAGTCGTATCACCAGCATCAGTGATCTCAACCTTTTGTAGCATCTTACGAATTATAACTTCTATATGTTTATTATTGATTTTAACACCCTGCAACCTGTAGACGCGCTGTATCTCGCTAATCATATACTCCGCAAGAGCCTCCAAACCAAGCACCCTGAGAATCTCGTGCAAATCTGGGTCACCATCCATGAGGGGCTCACCCCTTCTAATAAAATCACCCTCACTAACAATCAAATGTCTACCCTTTGGTACAAGGTACTCATAAGTCCGTTCTTTATCTTCACGCGACCTGACAATAACTTTCCTCTTTGATTTATAGTAATCCTTTGCGAATTCAACGTAGCCATCAATTTCACTAATCACTGCGTTAACTTTAGCTTTCCTTGCTTCAAACAGCTCGATCACGCGAGGCAGACCACCAGTAATATCACGAGTCGTCGTTGACTCCTTCGTGATCTTCGCAATCACGTCTCCAGCTTCAACAACATCGCCATTCGACACATTAAGTATCGCTCCAAGCGGCAGTAGATAAACCGCATCTTTAGAGTGCTGGCACGTTGCAACTGAACCACCCTCATCAAGTATCTCAACACGCGGACGCAACCCCGAAGAGTACTCTGCTTGACGCCAATCAACAACCATCCTATTTAGAATGCCGGTACTTTCATCATGAACTTCATTGTATGAGACACCTTCTATCATATCCGCATAGGATACCGTACCGGATGCTTCTGCTATTATAGGTACAGTGTACAAATCCCAGTCGGCTAACTTCTTCCCAATCGGAACGACCTCACCCTCTTTGACATATACGGTCCCACCATACTGCACCCTACCTTGGAAGTGTTCTATACCAAGAGAATCAACCAGCAAGATCTCAAACGACCTACTTAAGACAACATAGTTGCCATCACGGTCCGTAATCAAGTTCGCGTTTGTGAACTTAACCTTACCCCCACAAAACGCAACCATACTCGAATTTTCCACTCTGCGCGTCGCTGCACCACCAACGTGGAATGTTCTCATCGTGAGCTGCGTTCCAGGTTCGCCCACCGACTGGGCAGCAATCACACCTACTGCTTCACCAAGGGCAACCAACTTCCTATTTGAAAGATCTGCACCATAACACTTGCGACATATACCGTGTTTACTTTTGCATGTGAGAACCGAACGAATCCGAACCGAATCTATACCAAGTGACTCTATTCTTTCAATTGACTTATC
This genomic window from Neorickettsia risticii str. Illinois contains:
- a CDS encoding cytochrome c oxidase subunit 3; translated protein: MSGGFHVLNPSPWPIFTAASSFGMLASAAFFMHSFPYSQFALFSCTGLLLACMFYWWRDVIAEGVTGKAHTSIVRRGLRIGMVLFLFTEVMFFFTFFWSIFKAWLDPAYVMDGPWPGVRLAWPPEGILAVNPWNLPFLNTMILLLSGASVTWAHRSVLKGDNDGVVRGLLYTVVLGLIFTCLQGYEYYHSTFALAEEGYKAIYSSNFYIATGFHGLHVVIGTVFLAVCYFRARAGQFTAQNHLGLEFAAWYWHFVDVVWLLLFVFLYWLSVTF
- a CDS encoding DNA polymerase I is translated as MSETLMIIDAYNFLFSAYFALPNLTHNELPVGAVYGFLNILLKHLRTKPEYLVVALDNGKSTFRETIYNNYKANRPPVPGNLTPQFALLRECVDVLNLNPLEIEGFEADDIIATLVRKFSKSDLKIKILSTDKDLMQLVSENVHVINPIKNRIIGVNEVKEKFGVFPTQMTDFLSLVGDTSDNIPGVPGIGVKTAAKLLNTFGAIDNFRLNEVSPARIKESLLRHHGQLTLSRKLVSLVDDINIQCSLDCIRYQQQDGTKLLAFLEKYGFKNLIPKLVKSTPKQSLHVTKSTNKINDFSLSAKYEGQITIYKNGKEIIFSTRETSIVGDLNTVQDLLTDQSIKKIFHSDNIPHPDPANESFEDLKVIAYPLNTLNTDLEYLFSHYLGETSPEAFHKRLNELYDKLRNAMFTEKVLTLYYKVDKPLINVIKHMEKNGISLDVEQLLSLSTQISGKLEEIENKIFDTAGKTFSLQSPKQLGKVLFEEMQIPVQKKLKTGLSSTDNEVLTSLSSQGYEIADYLLSWRHYIKLKTAYIDPLLLKVNPSEKKHRISTTYSTTLTLTGRLSSSNPNLQNIPREKNIRKIFTAKEGHYFLCADYSQIELRILAYIANVERLKCALASGTDLHTLTASQIFKTDKITPNLRNKAKAVNFGIVYGITNFGLSKQLAISKEEAASYIQKYFDEYPEIKSYMNHIRNQAKKDTYVKTIMNRKCPIQNINSDNRAISLIAERSAINAPIQGTAADIIRAAMVRMAQEKELLSHMVMQVHDELVFELETDAIQQLAKKIKQIMEEPHGIPLLVELKHGPNLGELEVLKL